A genomic region of Saccopteryx bilineata isolate mSacBil1 chromosome 1, mSacBil1_pri_phased_curated, whole genome shotgun sequence contains the following coding sequences:
- the LOC136319078 gene encoding mucin-6-like, which translates to MSTSGNTQGPNSISTGKTTSSSVSRPSAPAHSGTTPSPFTTISPTTSSTGTGTPVTHSTQATSSSRPHTPSTTHSAPTGLISTTSHITGPPTGTSFRTTATFPTVSQSTNTQSTHVPISATTSVTPTSSRVITPSQPQTHSPHISTARPTGTSLPPTHVPGTASVPSPTTPPGTMSTTRTTQGPNSISTGKTTSSSVSRPSVPAHSGTTPSPFTTISPTTSSTGTGTPVTHSTQATSSSRPHTPSTTHSAPTGSVSTTSHITGPPTGTSFRTTATFPTVSQSTNTQSTHVPISATTSVTPTSSRVITPSQPQTHSPHISTARPTGTSLPPTHVPGTASVPSPTTPPGTMSTTRTTQGPNSISTGKTTSSSVSRPSVPAHSGTTPSPFTTISPTTSSTGTGTPVTHSTQATSSSRPHTPSTTHSAPTGSVSTTSHITGPPTGTSFRTTANLPTDSQSTNTQSTHVPISATTSVTPTSNRVITPSQPQTLSPHISTARPTGTSLPPTHVPGTASVPSPTTPPGTMSTTRTTQGPNSISTGKTTSSSVSRPSAPAHSGTTPSPITAVPSTSRLWTGTPTGTTRTSTSLSQSPGSSISPPVSSAASPASNHSPLTTVTSPSPRPQYSTALPGSSAPSSLPTTSGHTPSSSGLPTVSNYASLSTLSLSSDVSTPITSSLSPPLSATLPPSALPSTPPLHISPSPSPVPTSSTIGLLSTPRTTASAPASPTLSSQATTSQSTSLTTRVPTPSLSSTVGVTSIPSSPATNFTTRHPATGLLTTVLLSSSLTAHGGPSPTAGPSVSSLRTSVPSSSSSKPSVTAIPALTEVCHVREFEAEVTYQGCTANVTLTRCEGVCASSASFNTNTKQVDSVCSCCHPHSSYEKQLELPCPDPGAPGRPLVLTLQVFRGCVCGPWHCRD; encoded by the exons ATGTCCACATCTGGGAACACCCAAGGCCCTAACTCCATCAGCACAGGCAAAACCACCAGCTCCTCTGTGTCACGCCCTTCCGCTCCTGCCCACTCAGGGACAACACCTTCTCCATTCACCACCATCTCACCCACGACCTCCAGTACAGGCACTGGGACCCCCGTGACACACAGCACCCAGGCCACGTCCAGCAGCAGGCCTCACACTCCATCCACCACTCACTCTGCACCTACTGGTTTAATCTCCACCACCTCCCACATTACAGGTCCGCCCACAGGGACATCATTCAGGACCACTGCCACATTCCCAACAGTTTCTCAATCCACGAACACTCAATCCACCCACGTTCCAATTTCTGCCACCACCTCGGTCACCCCAACCTCTAGCCGAGTTATCACCCCATCCCAACCACAGACACACTCTCCTCACATCTCCACTGCAAGGCCAACAGGCACCTCTCTGCCACCAACACATGTCCCTGGCACAGCCTCAGTGCCCTCACCCACAACACCTCCAGGCACAATGTCTACAACAAGAACCACCCAAGGTCCTAACTCCATCAGCACAGGCAAAACCACCAGCTCCTCTGTGTCACGCCCTTCCGTTCCTGCACACTCAGGGACAACACCTTCTCCATTCACCACCATCTCACCCACGACCTCCAGTACAGGCACTGGGACCCCCGTGACACACAGCACCCAGGCCACGTCCAGCAGCAGGCCTCACACTCCATCCACCACTCACTCTGCACCTACTGGCTCAGTCTCCACCACCTCCCACATTACAGGTCCGCCCACAGGGACATCATTCAGGACCACTGCCACATTCCCAACAGTTTCTCAATCCACGAACACTCAATCCACCCACGTTCCAATTTCTGCCACCACCTCGGTCACCCCAACCTCTAGCCGAGTTATCACCCCATCCCAACCACAGACACACTCTCCTCACATCTCCACTGCAAGGCCAACAGGCACCTCTCTGCCACCAACACATGTCCCTGGCACAGCCTCAGTGCCCTCACCCACAACACCTCCAGGCACAATGTCTACAACAAGAACCACCCAAGGTCCTAACTCCATCAGCACAGGCAAAACCACCAGCTCCTCTGTGTCACGCCCTTCCGTTCCTGCACACTCAGGGACAACACCTTCTCCATTCACCACAATCTCACCCACGACCTCCAGTACAGGCACTGGGACCCCCGTGACACACAGCACCCAGGCCACGTCCAGCAGCAGGCCTCACACTCCATCCACCACTCACTCTGCACCTACTGGCTCAGTCTCCACCACTTCCCACATTACAGGTCCGCCCACAGGGACATCATTCAGGACCACAGCGAACTTGCCAACAGATTCTCAATCCACGAACACACAATCTACCCACGTTCCAATCTCTGCCACCACCTCGGTCACTCCTACCTCTAACCGAGTTATCACCCCATCCCAACCACAGACACTCTCTCCTCACATCTCCACTGCAAGGCCAACAGGCACCTCTCTGCCACCAACACATGTCCCTGGCACAGCCTCAGTGCCCTCACCCACAACACCTCCAGGCACAATGTCTACAACAAGAACCACCCAAGGTCCTAACTCCATCAGCACAGGCAAAACCACCAGCTCCTCTGTGTCACGCCCTTCCGCTCCTGCACACTCGGGGACAACACCTTCTCCAATCACCGCAGTCCCTTCCACGAGCCGGCTGTGGACTGGGACCCCCACGGGGACCACCCGCACCTCCACCTCCTTGTCCCAGTCCCCTGGCTCCAGCATCAGCCCTCCTGTATCCTCTGCGGCTTCCCCAGCATCAAACCACAGTCCTCTGACCACTGTCACTTCGCCGTCTCCTCGCCCCCAGTACTCCACTGCTCTTCCTGGCAGCTCTGcgccctcctctctgcccacaaCCAGTGGGCATACTCCGTCCTCCTCAGGACTCCCCACAGTCTCAAATTACGCCTCGCTGTCCACACTCTCCTTGTCCTCGGACGTGTCCACCCCCATCACATCCTCCCTCTCACCTCCACTCTCTGCCACTTTGCCCCCGTCTGCACTGCCCAGCACACCCCCTCTCCACATCTCCCCCAGTCCATCGCCTGTGCCCACCTCCAGCACCATCGGCCTTCTATCTACGCCCAGAACCACAGCCAGCGCCCCGGCCTCCCCCACCCTGTCTTCCCAGGCCACCACCTCTCAGTCCACTTCTCTCACCACCCGAGTCCCCACGCCCAGCCTGTCATCCACCGTGGGGGTGACATCTATCCCCAGTTCTCCAGCCACGAACTTCACCACCAGGCATCCTGCCACTGGACTGCTGACCACTGTCCTGCTGAGCAGCTCTCTCACTGCACATGgaggcccctcccccactgcagGGCCATCCGTGTCCTCTCTCCGAACATCTGTACCCAGCTCCTCTA GTTCTAAGCCCAGCGTAACAGCTATACCTGCGCTCACAG AGGTCTGCCACGTGAGGGAGTTTGAGGCGGAGGTCACTTACCAGGGCTGCACGGCCAACGTGACACTGACCCGCTGTGAGGGCGTCTGTGCCTCCTCGGCCAG CTTCAACACGAACACCAAGCAGGTGGACAGCGTCTGCAGCTGCTGCCACCCGCACAGCTCCTACGAGAAGCAGCTGGAGCTGCCCTGCCCGGACCCGGGGGCCCCGGGCCGACCGCTGGTGCTCACGCTGCAGGTGTTCAGAGGCTGCGTGTGCGGGCCCTGGCACTGCAGAGACTAG